A genome region from Fervidobacterium changbaicum includes the following:
- a CDS encoding ABC transporter permease, with translation MIRQIYDTILKISFRNFIKHWKVGLLAILGTMVATMLLVGGLSLNDSVSAYLHEKLTKNFGEVDLIIKDKADTIFLPKAVNAESVESLLKQYPQVKKYVSVKLAQVTAKIKGKYVDLFAIAINKNFEKFLGQKVQPFTISEDTAKAFGINIGDEIEIITAKTSFNIKIGAFGKGILNFRGETASANGTIFLPESYFEEYGVYPLKDPNVYFVSTNLLVEQHKTFAKELEGKEGSIRITAGKYRLSTSPLNKIIGYLFIGFSGFTVISSFLFVSSFFGIIVEERKRSLGVLRALGYTSLRMFSVLFVEGLLYLISSEIVGAVAGIFFGIYLLDKINSFRREDQLFAFVQDRIPFSISLSTIVLGILIAMIVPIIILAYRSMEFSQISPSELYGDRPVEKRKKKGKVKKVFVAIAGILLFLFLLRTSYVYALLGLLSIVPLFYRNSLVTFIYGLSILASVYPLVGSGGAKDLLIRSGFVLVGSIYSIFAFIPYAKVFFERFKNVSVVLALSYIDKHKMRNFAMFVIYAVTLILILVSAIVPTSISEYIKEKKEEGAFGYNFIIVENPIKTFFGSYKYLNDEQFVSKFQALVPIQLVQASFPNDKKKYTIIVSDERIFQHLKLPSEKLMNDIRKENWSKVPDKTLYLSNKILKTPGVEVTMVLKGVLPGISPKIVETLYIKGVYDPQETLLPMDGVLIWRNKKFFGAISGYAGVINDPQKALEAQEFVTRKLDGAFYITGEIEKLYASINNLVDLSLQLFQLGFIAGFAGLAIITFRNVYARKKEIGMLRAIGADSKVVYRMFIYEAVAIVLIATIVAILASIFVVKDLVAFVQPLLSSFKVVIPFWKVFVTLAGVFGITIIFVSLPASISQKIPPSEALRVFD, from the coding sequence ATGATAAGACAAATTTACGACACGATATTAAAAATCTCCTTCAGAAACTTCATCAAACACTGGAAAGTAGGCTTACTTGCAATCCTTGGCACGATGGTGGCCACCATGCTCCTTGTTGGTGGCCTTTCTTTAAATGATTCTGTTTCCGCTTATTTGCATGAAAAACTTACGAAAAACTTCGGAGAAGTTGATTTAATAATCAAAGATAAGGCAGATACGATATTCTTGCCAAAGGCTGTTAATGCAGAATCTGTCGAGTCATTGCTCAAGCAATACCCTCAAGTAAAAAAATACGTTTCTGTCAAACTTGCCCAAGTAACTGCTAAGATAAAAGGAAAATACGTTGACCTATTTGCAATAGCGATTAACAAGAACTTTGAAAAATTTCTTGGGCAGAAGGTTCAGCCGTTCACCATCAGTGAAGATACAGCAAAAGCATTTGGAATTAACATCGGTGATGAGATAGAGATAATCACGGCGAAAACCTCTTTCAACATCAAAATTGGAGCCTTTGGTAAAGGTATACTCAATTTTCGTGGCGAAACAGCCTCGGCAAACGGGACTATCTTTTTGCCAGAAAGTTATTTTGAAGAATACGGCGTTTATCCATTGAAAGACCCGAACGTCTATTTTGTCTCCACGAATTTGCTCGTCGAACAACACAAAACATTTGCTAAAGAATTGGAAGGGAAAGAAGGCTCAATACGAATCACCGCTGGCAAATACAGATTATCAACTTCCCCGTTGAATAAAATTATCGGCTATCTCTTCATTGGATTTTCCGGGTTCACAGTTATTTCAAGCTTTCTTTTCGTCTCCTCGTTCTTTGGCATTATCGTTGAGGAACGCAAACGTTCACTTGGTGTATTAAGGGCGTTGGGTTACACAAGTCTTCGCATGTTCTCAGTCCTATTTGTTGAAGGATTGCTTTACCTGATATCTTCAGAAATCGTTGGTGCAGTTGCTGGGATATTTTTCGGTATCTACCTACTTGATAAAATCAACTCATTCAGAAGAGAAGACCAGCTCTTTGCATTTGTCCAGGATAGAATACCTTTCAGCATATCGCTCTCAACCATCGTCCTTGGTATCCTTATTGCCATGATTGTTCCTATCATTATCCTTGCCTACCGTAGCATGGAATTTTCCCAAATTTCCCCATCCGAACTGTATGGTGATAGACCTGTTGAAAAAAGGAAAAAGAAAGGAAAAGTAAAGAAAGTTTTCGTTGCGATTGCAGGAATTCTTCTTTTCCTCTTTCTTTTGCGTACATCGTACGTCTACGCACTTTTGGGATTACTTTCCATCGTTCCTCTATTCTACCGCAATTCCTTAGTCACATTTATATACGGACTTTCCATCCTTGCTTCGGTCTACCCTCTTGTAGGCTCTGGTGGAGCGAAAGATTTACTTATCCGCTCAGGTTTTGTGCTTGTTGGAAGTATATACTCTATCTTTGCTTTCATCCCATATGCCAAAGTGTTTTTCGAACGCTTCAAAAATGTGTCCGTTGTTTTGGCGTTATCTTACATCGACAAACACAAAATGCGCAACTTTGCGATGTTTGTAATATACGCCGTCACACTTATTTTAATTCTTGTGAGTGCAATAGTTCCAACGAGCATTTCTGAATACATAAAAGAAAAGAAGGAAGAAGGCGCGTTTGGTTACAACTTCATCATCGTTGAAAACCCCATTAAAACATTCTTCGGTTCCTACAAATACCTCAACGATGAACAATTCGTCTCAAAATTCCAAGCACTTGTTCCTATCCAACTTGTCCAAGCATCGTTCCCAAATGACAAAAAGAAGTACACAATAATCGTTTCAGACGAGAGAATATTCCAACACCTAAAGCTCCCGAGTGAAAAGTTAATGAACGATATCCGAAAAGAAAACTGGTCAAAAGTACCAGATAAAACATTGTACCTGTCAAACAAAATCCTAAAAACTCCTGGCGTAGAAGTCACAATGGTTTTAAAAGGTGTTTTGCCTGGCATCTCACCAAAAATTGTTGAAACGCTTTACATAAAAGGTGTCTACGACCCCCAGGAAACCTTGCTCCCCATGGACGGCGTTCTCATCTGGAGAAACAAAAAATTCTTCGGTGCCATCAGCGGTTACGCAGGCGTTATCAATGACCCACAAAAGGCACTCGAAGCCCAAGAATTTGTCACAAGAAAGCTTGACGGTGCGTTTTATATAACCGGAGAAATCGAAAAACTATACGCATCTATCAACAACCTTGTTGACTTATCTTTGCAGCTTTTCCAACTCGGCTTTATCGCTGGTTTTGCCGGCTTGGCAATAATTACCTTTAGAAACGTTTATGCGCGTAAGAAAGAAATCGGTATGCTAAGAGCCATAGGGGCGGATAGCAAAGTAGTTTATCGAATGTTCATCTACGAAGCAGTGGCTATAGTACTCATTGCAACAATCGTTGCGATACTCGCAAGCATATTCGTTGTCAAAGACCTCGTTGCCTTTGTCCAACCTTTGCTCAGTTCATTCAAGGTAGTGATACCGTTTTGGAAAGTATTTGTAACCTTAGCTGGCGTTTTTGGAATTACAATAATATTTGTCTCACTTCCTGCGAGTATATCGCAGAAGATTCCACCCTCAGAGGCGTTGAGGGTGTTTGATTGA
- a CDS encoding polysaccharide biosynthesis/export family protein — protein MKKVFIGTILLLTLTTIFAYAVRVGDTIAIEVFGQTEFSRTVKVAFDGTIPYPYAGNVKVVGLTTDQIKSIIEQTVRRFIKDPVVTVYVVDYGPMYVYLQGAINRTFDISNYKEVTLTQLFSLLGLSPSSEIDFETIQLRRAGKTQTLNMLSYFYDGTITDDPKLQEGDVIYFPPLKYSQTIQVSGAYTYIGRYEPGMTLKTLILRLGTLDKEKAVLESSYLTISGKTIVVNLEDVISGKIDYPILSGSSLYIPKREERFIYVVGFVPSPGPKTFLSTEPLTLAYALAKSGGISPDNEKWIEKITITTPDGKTREYTPDIIKSSENLLLQTGSIVNVVKYPEFKVYLTGDFSTGLIVFEPTEPKTLKTLLTKVGGLKTDQLKWIEWIKINNKLVDLAKLDDYTLSNNDSVEIKKYPEFRVYVTGDYKPGIVSFEPDEPRTLEGLLTKLGGIPVNEQKWIESVTINGQPADISKAASYMLNNGDKVEIRRYAEFKIYLSGDFETGVINFEPQEPKTLKTLLTKIGGLKTDQLKWIESIKINDKAIELSKLETYTLRNGDSVEIKKYPEFYVYVQGYANAKGKIVFEPQEPKTLKTLINKIGLTSPDVENEGQAIINNATAVALKDVVYSNKDVPLSLGDTVLISYEPFLVYVTGSGMPGVVQLSYYEPKTLSYIFKKLVNTPENIEQVTLVRNGKETVYSPNDLLYGLKDSVIERNDTVVFKQAHVNAVYLIGDVSSYVSFALNEPITIQRILAKVGLSDFRRIESITLDGTNVNFTSDISIPKGAILNVQLKKPVFVTAMGYIRNTGRVQFDYYETPDLKTLFAKLGGLIVGPENYYASDKVLVIREGKLIGQFDAENIFKGIENAELKDGDFVYVTQKDPNQVYVFGKGVPNGLFKFTQGEEFDLRTLIGKLGGIKEGVSRKLTIVTGDKVESIKWDEYTNFKLTSNSIILFDVDKENYVYIIRQDGRPDMIYTDKPTTLYEILTKVGIDKNYRKIELTRGTEKQTLELKDLAQARGYNVYPGDIVRVLDVLQNYAFVFGEVNQPGIIKLTEGMTVLQAILLSGSFTQKAAPSSVWLYKGGVEGKPIQVDLSATVSGGVIKFNPVVENGDIIFVPSDPWRSALDWLPVITSLLGFYTYTTNLFGGSK, from the coding sequence ATGAAAAAAGTCTTCATTGGTACAATCTTACTGCTCACACTAACTACTATTTTTGCCTACGCCGTTCGGGTAGGAGATACTATTGCTATCGAAGTTTTTGGTCAAACCGAATTCAGTAGGACGGTTAAGGTAGCTTTTGATGGAACGATTCCTTATCCATACGCCGGGAATGTGAAAGTTGTGGGACTCACTACAGACCAAATCAAATCGATAATCGAACAGACAGTGCGCAGGTTTATAAAAGACCCCGTTGTTACCGTTTACGTTGTCGACTACGGACCTATGTACGTATACCTCCAAGGAGCTATCAACCGTACATTTGATATTTCGAACTACAAAGAAGTCACTCTAACCCAGCTGTTCTCACTCTTGGGGCTATCCCCGTCGTCTGAGATAGACTTTGAAACAATTCAACTGAGACGAGCAGGAAAAACGCAAACGTTGAATATGCTTTCGTATTTTTACGATGGGACCATCACAGACGACCCGAAGCTCCAAGAAGGTGATGTAATTTACTTCCCGCCTTTGAAATATAGCCAAACAATCCAAGTTAGCGGTGCTTACACTTACATTGGCAGATACGAGCCTGGCATGACTTTAAAAACATTAATTTTACGCCTTGGAACACTTGATAAAGAAAAAGCGGTCCTCGAAAGTTCATACCTTACGATTTCAGGAAAAACAATAGTTGTAAACCTCGAGGATGTTATTAGTGGAAAAATCGATTACCCAATTTTGTCTGGTTCATCGCTATACATCCCAAAGCGTGAAGAACGATTCATTTACGTTGTTGGCTTTGTGCCTTCTCCTGGTCCAAAAACTTTCCTTTCAACAGAACCTCTAACTCTTGCATACGCACTTGCCAAATCTGGTGGCATCTCTCCAGATAACGAAAAATGGATAGAAAAAATCACAATAACAACCCCTGATGGGAAAACACGAGAATACACGCCAGATATCATTAAATCATCGGAAAATCTCCTATTGCAAACGGGTTCTATCGTGAACGTTGTAAAGTACCCAGAGTTTAAAGTATACCTAACAGGAGATTTCTCTACAGGTTTAATTGTCTTTGAACCAACTGAACCAAAGACACTTAAAACATTACTTACAAAAGTAGGTGGCTTAAAGACAGACCAGCTCAAATGGATAGAATGGATAAAGATAAATAACAAACTTGTGGACCTGGCAAAGCTCGATGATTACACACTTTCAAACAACGACAGTGTCGAAATCAAGAAATACCCAGAATTCAGAGTGTATGTCACAGGTGATTACAAACCGGGCATAGTATCATTCGAACCAGACGAACCAAGAACACTCGAAGGGTTGTTGACAAAACTTGGTGGAATACCCGTAAACGAACAAAAATGGATAGAGAGTGTAACGATAAACGGACAACCAGCTGACATATCAAAAGCTGCAAGCTATATGTTGAACAATGGGGATAAAGTAGAGATAAGAAGGTATGCGGAATTTAAAATCTACCTCAGTGGAGACTTTGAAACTGGAGTAATCAACTTCGAACCACAAGAGCCAAAGACATTGAAGACATTACTTACAAAGATAGGTGGCCTAAAAACAGACCAGCTCAAATGGATAGAGAGTATAAAGATAAACGATAAGGCGATAGAATTAAGCAAACTTGAAACCTACACGTTGAGAAATGGAGATAGTGTAGAGATAAAGAAATACCCGGAATTTTACGTTTACGTCCAAGGTTATGCAAATGCAAAAGGAAAAATTGTATTTGAACCACAGGAACCAAAGACACTAAAAACCCTTATTAACAAAATCGGACTCACATCGCCAGATGTAGAAAATGAAGGTCAAGCAATAATTAATAACGCCACGGCTGTTGCACTCAAAGATGTTGTTTACTCTAATAAAGATGTTCCGCTTTCACTCGGTGATACCGTTCTTATTTCATACGAGCCGTTCTTAGTTTACGTAACAGGTTCTGGCATGCCCGGTGTTGTTCAATTGTCTTACTATGAGCCAAAAACTCTTAGCTACATCTTCAAAAAGCTTGTTAACACGCCCGAAAACATCGAACAGGTTACACTTGTACGCAATGGAAAAGAAACCGTCTATTCACCAAACGACTTACTCTACGGACTCAAAGACTCAGTAATTGAAAGAAACGACACTGTTGTCTTCAAACAAGCACACGTCAACGCCGTCTACCTTATTGGCGATGTCTCTTCATATGTCTCGTTTGCACTCAACGAACCGATAACAATCCAAAGAATTCTTGCTAAGGTTGGCTTGAGTGATTTTAGAAGAATCGAAAGCATAACCCTTGATGGGACAAATGTGAACTTCACATCCGATATCTCAATACCAAAAGGTGCAATTCTTAACGTCCAACTCAAGAAGCCAGTCTTTGTAACGGCAATGGGATACATCAGAAACACCGGCAGAGTGCAATTTGATTACTACGAAACACCTGATTTAAAAACACTCTTTGCCAAACTCGGTGGACTCATAGTTGGACCGGAAAATTACTACGCATCTGACAAAGTACTCGTAATACGTGAAGGAAAATTAATAGGACAGTTCGATGCGGAAAATATCTTCAAAGGCATAGAAAACGCGGAACTTAAAGATGGCGACTTCGTCTACGTAACCCAAAAAGACCCGAACCAAGTATATGTCTTCGGTAAAGGTGTTCCAAACGGGTTATTCAAATTCACACAAGGTGAAGAATTCGACCTTAGAACGCTTATCGGCAAGCTGGGCGGAATTAAAGAAGGCGTTAGCAGAAAACTGACAATCGTCACTGGTGATAAGGTCGAAAGCATCAAATGGGACGAATATACAAACTTCAAACTTACAAGCAATAGTATCATTCTCTTCGATGTAGACAAAGAAAACTATGTCTACATCATCCGTCAAGACGGAAGACCAGATATGATATACACAGACAAACCAACAACCCTTTACGAAATACTCACCAAAGTAGGAATCGACAAAAATTACAGAAAAATTGAACTCACACGCGGAACAGAGAAACAAACACTTGAACTCAAAGACCTTGCTCAAGCAAGAGGATATAATGTTTATCCAGGAGATATTGTCAGAGTGCTCGACGTTTTGCAGAACTACGCCTTCGTGTTTGGCGAAGTTAATCAGCCTGGTATAATTAAGCTGACTGAAGGAATGACCGTACTACAAGCAATACTCCTATCAGGTTCATTTACTCAAAAAGCGGCACCATCGAGCGTGTGGCTTTACAAAGGTGGAGTTGAAGGTAAACCGATACAAGTAGACCTCTCCGCCACAGTTTCTGGAGGAGTAATCAAGTTTAACCCTGTTGTTGAGAATGGGGATATCATATTTGTACCGTCTGATCCTTGGAGAAGTGCTCTCGATTGGTTGCCTGTTATTACGAGCTTATTGGGATTTTACACGTACACAACTAATTTGTTCGGCGGCAGCAAGTGA
- a CDS encoding GumC family protein: protein MEARELQQDVINDEITLSDIIQILKRRKWLLIATFVITVALTLVYLFFIAAPTYEITATIKLPKSSEMSLSGAAALVPGGSTTSPAVDEQIEIIKSRKVLGNVVKELNLLDYFKKKAKNPEKVELTENQVIKMLAKDIVTATSKNNTSLISLTVALDDKELGYKIAQSVIKNYIEVAKELNKDENSYLYDFVRQQLPIVEKELAEVEAKLQEFQKTKSLMPTKEIEQLIQSYSDITKQIVDTQLAIQSAEAQIAELNKRISEVKGLAKAQSYTPTSDQLEELKKELSQLEIQRSSLLLKYTEEAEPVKDVEKQIEVIKKMINDELNRITSAKVEAQDPVLSELYASLSKAITEKESLKAALQGLQKTKNDLDNQLSKYPEIQREYVALQRDFTVKQQTYTALKAKEEELRLSTAGMNFNVPVVIDEPYIPEKPAKPNKKLMLAVSGVLGIFLGILVAFLREATDQRILDKYQLTAITGVIPTEFKLPIDSAKNTEAMKELYVKLFGNNFSHEESNKTAKMIHITSVGRITEKNSISYELSKFFSALGKRTLIIDTTGDFSDLIDKSKALSFAQFISQSDLAQYKDTLSFVIKSKDDEPYAFFNETFLEKVNLLKDTMDAIMIITPDSDSAEAKYFEDIANSSVVVIKPSISEKPKLLFGSLFKNVHFVWIDKK from the coding sequence ATGGAAGCAAGAGAGCTGCAACAAGATGTCATTAACGATGAAATAACACTGAGCGATATAATCCAAATACTCAAAAGACGAAAATGGCTTTTAATTGCAACATTTGTTATCACGGTTGCACTAACTCTTGTCTACTTATTTTTCATTGCAGCACCTACATACGAAATAACTGCAACGATAAAGCTTCCAAAATCTTCGGAAATGAGCCTTTCTGGTGCGGCGGCACTCGTACCGGGAGGTTCAACAACCTCTCCAGCTGTTGATGAGCAGATAGAGATAATCAAGAGTAGAAAAGTTCTTGGGAATGTTGTAAAAGAGCTAAACTTACTGGATTACTTCAAAAAAAAGGCAAAGAATCCTGAAAAAGTTGAATTAACAGAAAACCAGGTTATTAAGATGCTCGCTAAAGACATAGTAACTGCAACATCTAAGAATAATACATCACTTATCAGTCTTACAGTCGCCCTTGACGACAAAGAACTTGGTTACAAAATCGCACAATCGGTTATAAAGAACTACATCGAAGTTGCAAAAGAACTCAACAAGGATGAAAATTCGTACCTGTATGATTTTGTAAGGCAGCAACTACCTATAGTTGAAAAAGAACTTGCCGAAGTAGAAGCCAAGCTTCAGGAATTCCAAAAGACAAAATCGCTCATGCCAACGAAAGAAATAGAACAGTTGATCCAAAGCTATAGTGACATAACAAAACAAATTGTTGACACACAGCTTGCAATTCAATCGGCAGAGGCTCAAATAGCGGAGCTAAACAAAAGGATTTCGGAAGTAAAAGGACTGGCAAAAGCACAGTCATACACACCAACCAGTGACCAACTTGAAGAATTAAAAAAGGAACTATCTCAACTTGAAATTCAACGCAGTTCTTTACTTTTGAAATACACAGAAGAAGCAGAACCTGTGAAAGATGTTGAAAAACAAATAGAAGTTATTAAGAAGATGATAAATGACGAGCTAAACAGAATAACATCAGCAAAAGTTGAAGCTCAAGACCCTGTGCTCAGTGAACTTTACGCTTCGCTTTCAAAAGCAATCACAGAAAAAGAAAGCCTAAAAGCTGCGCTCCAAGGACTTCAAAAGACAAAAAATGACCTTGACAACCAACTTTCAAAGTACCCAGAAATCCAACGTGAATATGTTGCCTTGCAAAGAGATTTCACTGTCAAACAACAGACATATACAGCTCTTAAAGCCAAGGAGGAAGAACTCCGCCTTTCAACTGCTGGAATGAACTTCAACGTACCTGTTGTTATCGATGAACCATACATTCCAGAAAAACCCGCCAAGCCAAATAAAAAACTAATGCTTGCTGTTAGCGGGGTTCTTGGTATTTTTCTTGGTATTCTTGTTGCCTTTTTACGAGAAGCAACAGACCAAAGAATTCTCGATAAATACCAACTTACCGCCATCACTGGAGTTATACCAACCGAATTCAAACTACCAATTGATAGTGCAAAGAACACTGAAGCAATGAAAGAGTTGTACGTAAAACTCTTTGGCAATAACTTTTCACATGAAGAATCAAATAAAACTGCCAAAATGATCCATATCACATCGGTAGGAAGAATAACTGAGAAAAACAGCATCAGCTACGAGCTTTCAAAATTTTTCTCCGCACTCGGTAAGAGAACCTTAATTATAGATACCACCGGTGATTTTAGTGATCTCATCGATAAATCAAAAGCACTATCTTTTGCTCAATTCATTTCACAAAGCGACTTAGCTCAGTACAAGGACACGCTGTCTTTTGTTATCAAGAGCAAAGATGACGAACCTTATGCATTTTTCAATGAAACCTTCTTAGAGAAGGTCAATTTACTTAAGGATACAATGGATGCAATAATGATAATTACACCAGACTCTGATTCTGCTGAAGCAAAGTATTTCGAAGATATCGCAAACAGTTCTGTTGTTGTTATAAAACCAAGCATTTCAGAAAAACCAAAGTTGCTCTTTGGTAGTTTATTCAAAAACGTCCACTTCGTTTGGATTGACAAGAAATAG
- a CDS encoding exopolysaccharide biosynthesis polyprenyl glycosylphosphotransferase, whose protein sequence is MSLQFIANYVILATSGLLVTKNYYMSLLYPFLIITTLYAFKFYEYSDDLNEALSRSIFGITIGSLFLFAFCKLFDIQFFTKKLMLILLIFIFILPFLNYILSKISSKTIKPIRYLVVGRKSEIYSILKEIEEKSKGKYQFVEYINPSPVTFKEKIAQYDNVLITDPQLEKEIGNELEQIRQTHKIEYLPNLAEMVLKRIPLEVMQKFEEYYKVYFDNIKESPAKRVMDIFFSLIGLVVYSPVILISAIFIMIEDGLPVVFKQIRVGKDGKEYWMIKLRSMRKQKTDGPKFADDEKHRILKIGRLIRPTRIDESLQFVNVLKGEMSLVGPRPEQVPFVRMFEQQIPYYSLRHKVKPGITGWAQICYQYSSSVEETEIKLSYDLYYVKNRTVFMDLKILLLTLETLIFRRGAK, encoded by the coding sequence TTGAGCCTGCAGTTTATAGCAAATTACGTCATTTTAGCAACATCTGGGTTACTTGTGACCAAAAACTACTATATGTCCCTTTTATACCCATTTTTAATTATCACAACTTTGTATGCTTTTAAATTCTATGAATACTCAGACGACTTAAACGAGGCGCTCTCAAGAAGTATTTTTGGAATTACTATTGGTTCGCTCTTTCTTTTCGCATTCTGTAAGCTCTTTGATATACAATTTTTCACAAAAAAACTTATGCTTATATTACTTATCTTCATTTTCATCCTCCCATTTCTCAATTACATATTATCAAAAATATCATCGAAGACAATTAAGCCAATTCGCTATCTTGTGGTTGGAAGAAAATCAGAAATTTATAGCATTCTTAAGGAAATCGAAGAAAAATCAAAGGGAAAGTATCAATTTGTAGAATACATTAACCCATCACCGGTGACATTCAAAGAGAAAATAGCACAATACGATAATGTTCTCATAACAGACCCGCAACTTGAAAAAGAAATCGGAAACGAACTGGAGCAAATTAGGCAAACTCACAAAATCGAATATCTTCCAAACTTAGCAGAAATGGTTTTAAAACGCATCCCTCTTGAAGTTATGCAAAAATTCGAAGAATACTACAAAGTTTACTTTGACAACATCAAAGAATCTCCGGCAAAAAGAGTAATGGACATATTCTTTTCACTCATCGGGCTGGTTGTGTATTCGCCAGTGATACTGATTTCGGCGATATTTATAATGATAGAAGATGGTTTGCCCGTCGTTTTCAAACAAATTCGAGTTGGAAAAGATGGAAAAGAATACTGGATGATAAAACTAAGAAGCATGAGAAAACAGAAAACAGATGGTCCGAAATTCGCTGATGATGAAAAACACAGAATACTGAAAATAGGCAGATTAATCCGTCCAACAAGAATCGATGAGTCGCTCCAGTTTGTAAACGTGTTGAAAGGTGAAATGAGTCTTGTAGGTCCCAGACCAGAGCAAGTGCCATTTGTTAGGATGTTTGAACAACAAATACCATACTATTCCTTGCGTCACAAGGTCAAACCCGGCATTACTGGCTGGGCACAGATATGTTACCAATATTCCTCCAGCGTTGAGGAAACAGAGATAAAACTGAGCTATGATTTGTATTATGTAAAGAACAGGACAGTGTTTATGGATTTGAAGATACTTTTGCTAACGCTTGAGACATTGATATTCAGAAGAGGGGCGAAGTAG
- a CDS encoding glycosyltransferase family 4 protein: MGGGIDQGKSLRVLLAVTHAGFGGVAKHVIDLANLLREHGCKVDIATGSERNELMQEYERVSDNVIKLKYLKRSISLLDDILVFKEVEKVLKSSSYDIIHAHGPKAGFVFRLVAAKLSIPCVYTHHLIVYKQFKSLLNPLYKILEKIASSVGDHVIVVTKINKDILVSEKIVKPEKVSVVYNGLIDFSTKYTKKQAREKLNISPDDFVVVYVGRLEPPKDPLTLAKGFQDFCKRYNDGTKKYLFFVGDGPLKAKLPNDGNITVTGFTNDVELYLAAADVFCLTTTKEGLPISILEAMKYSLPIVATNVDGIAEQVFQRVNGFLVKPFFWQEISHALGEIYTNGELREKMAQESRRLSEERFDMRKNIVQILHIYRSITENYSISKKSLR, encoded by the coding sequence TTGGGTGGCGGTATAGATCAAGGTAAGAGCTTACGAGTACTCTTAGCGGTTACTCACGCTGGTTTTGGAGGTGTTGCAAAGCACGTCATAGATCTTGCGAATCTGCTGAGAGAACATGGATGCAAGGTTGACATTGCAACTGGCAGTGAAAGAAACGAATTGATGCAAGAATATGAGAGAGTATCCGATAATGTTATAAAACTAAAATACTTGAAAAGGAGCATTAGTCTTCTGGACGATATTCTTGTATTCAAGGAAGTAGAAAAAGTTCTTAAAAGCTCGTCTTATGATATTATTCATGCTCATGGTCCAAAAGCTGGCTTTGTCTTTAGACTGGTAGCTGCAAAGTTATCTATACCTTGTGTTTATACTCACCACTTAATAGTTTACAAACAATTTAAATCTTTGTTGAACCCGTTATATAAAATCCTGGAAAAGATTGCAAGCTCTGTTGGTGACCATGTAATAGTTGTAACTAAGATAAATAAAGATATTTTGGTTTCAGAAAAAATTGTTAAACCCGAGAAGGTTTCGGTTGTTTATAATGGGTTGATTGATTTTTCAACGAAGTATACAAAAAAACAAGCTCGTGAAAAACTAAATATCTCCCCGGACGATTTTGTCGTAGTCTATGTGGGACGGCTGGAACCACCTAAAGATCCACTCACACTTGCTAAGGGTTTTCAAGATTTCTGTAAACGTTACAACGACGGAACTAAGAAATATTTGTTTTTTGTAGGAGACGGACCGTTAAAAGCCAAATTACCAAATGATGGTAATATAACTGTTACAGGATTTACGAATGACGTAGAACTATACTTAGCCGCTGCTGACGTTTTTTGTTTGACAACAACAAAGGAAGGGTTGCCGATATCAATTTTAGAAGCCATGAAATATTCGCTGCCGATAGTGGCAACAAATGTAGATGGCATTGCTGAACAGGTCTTTCAGAGAGTTAACGGCTTTCTTGTAAAACCGTTTTTCTGGCAAGAGATATCGCATGCATTGGGAGAGATTTATACAAACGGTGAGCTTAGAGAAAAAATGGCTCAGGAGTCCAGGCGACTATCCGAAGAGAGATTTGATATGAGAAAGAATATTGTGCAAATATTGCACATCTATAGAAGCATAACTGAAAATTATTCCATTTCTAAGAAAAGTTTGAGGTGA